The following is a genomic window from Thunnus maccoyii chromosome 13, fThuMac1.1, whole genome shotgun sequence.
AAACCGCTTCTATGTTCCTCTATATTTGAACATGAGACCGCCGCTTCCATGACCACAATCCTGAAACACTACGTCGCACCAGTCATGTCCCCACAAACATACATACTCTTCTGGGCTGATTCTTGAAGGAAACCTGAGAGTATTTTACATATGATTTTCAGGAAAGTTAAGATACTTTCATGCAAAGCCTATGCAGGACTCTCCCGACAAATTTGCAGACGACCTTTCCAAGCGCTTTAAATACTCGTCTAACGTGGGACCATTCCACTTCAGGAGGGACTGCAgacctgtttgtgtttgactaACATGCCCCGTGCCCCCTCTTTATGCTGCAGGTTTGTTCATGCAGAATATCATTTAAGGTCACTGTTCTTGAGTGTGCAGGAGAGATATTTCAAAGTTAAAGACTCCTGACCTCCTGTTGAGGGTTGCCTTTAACCTTTTCAGTTGACCCACTCATTCAATTCAGAAACGTCGATACAGGACTTGTGGTAATTTGAAGTTTTAAAGGCTTGCTTGTATACAGGAAATCAATCATTAACTCCTTTGAACTTATATTCGTATCTAAATTACCTTAGATTTAAATTGTGCACTTAAGATACTTGATTGTGCATAATCAGGATCATAATGAATGAAACAGCGGTTTTGTTTTCCACTTAAAAAGAATAAAGGCTTCTTGTTTGTCAAGAACTGTCTGGTTGTGTCTTGCATGTACTGTTTTGTACAGGTACGAGTCAGATTTGTCTTCAGTCCAATTAAATTTTGTTTCACTCAGCTCCACAAAGAGGAAGTGATGACATGGTTCGGTTATGTGTGACAAATAAATACTGAGCAGCAATCATGGACTGTAAAGTGTATGACAGAGATGCTGCAGCTGAAGTCTGATAGTgtaacattgtaaaaaaaaaaaaaagaaaaaaaagtgatgatatACTACTAAAATAATGACATCTCTATTGtatcagtgtttctgttatttgcaGGGCAAAAGTCACCTCTGACCTGCAAGTTCACCAGAACTGGACGGGAGATCACATCCAAACAGGAAACTATTTtgaatttgtttgatttgaatgaTTGAGAGTGTGAATTTTCACAAAGACTGGTGCTAACAATAAAATCCCCTACGGTGTATCTGCAGTAAAAACCTACATGAAGCTAATGTCCCACATTGAGACTGTCAGGTTTTGTTTCACCTCTATGACAGTTTCTGTTCCTGTTTCCACCCTGAAGGACCAATTTAAGAGTAAGAAAGTTCTACGCTGAGTGTCACCAATAAGCCACATTCATCAAGTGGTTTACTCCAATTTTTAGCAAAGTTTAAAAGCAACTTGAGAGCAACTCAGATGCTCAGAGAAGAAACAATGAGATATTGACTCTATCTACCATATTGTACATGCCTTTAAAAACAATCCTTACAGTTTGAGTGGTATGTTAATCTGCAGGAAcatactatttttattttatccttcaCTTTCATTACTTTTTGCAGTGAATAATAAATACCAGCCCTGttcaacagcagcaacagaagGTTGACTTGATGAATGAGGATGTAGTACTGGCACCCTCTGATGGTGTAAATCAGCAGCTGCTACAAACACAGCAGACCAGTAAAACGTCTGTTCTGGTGTGAGTTACTACCAGTCATTTACCATATTTATATCTATCAATATAAGAGTTTGACCATGATTTTGACTTAAATAATGATTTCATATGgtaaatgtatatattatagGTGGAGGTGTTATTAAATTCACTTTTCTACAACAGTGATATAAACTCAGAAACTACAGCAAATGCTGCATTTAATACCAGGAAAAAATATTCAAGATGGCTATTATTTTATATCAAAACACCACATAACATTCAGTCTCATCACAATATTATTACATCGCATTAACCAGCTCTACTGCTGCGATGCAAAACTTAAATAGTTCATCAAAGTGACCTCCATagtatttcatattaaatactttataatataaaaaaaatgacttctctcagtttcatcattcattttatgagatgatctttcttcatttttatcattagGCAAACACAATTTGGGGACCATAGTTCAGTGTTGTTAAATGGTTGCAATGTGAGACCAACAACGATAATATTGAATCATTGCTTTGCTCTAGtcacattttaaacagtaaatatatttaatctgtTTCCTCAGGTCTGTAAACTGTAGCATGAAAACTGTTCAAAGTGTTCATACTACAGATCTGTCACAGTAAAGTGATAAACATCAAGCTCTTACTGTTATTCCAGAGTCAACTCATTTCTAATGTGATGGGGTTAAGTGCACAAACCCCCAAAAtagcacaaaaaataataataaagtaattgACAATCAGTTATTcttgtataaaaatacaaacttatGGTAGCCCGACCTAGGTTTCATTGCAGATAGTTTTAACATTGATATCTTCTGAAAGTCCTGCAGATTCAAACCGGAAATCTAGTAGAGCTTCAAGTCTCCAGTGACTCTGTCGATCAGATCAGCCGGGCCTGGACCGATACCCAGCACGGTGCGTGACCCGGGTGCAATCTGTGTCCTCCCTGCATCCTGGATCAGGCTGACAGGAAGCCCCACTTCTTTGGCGTGACCCAGAAGATCAATCAGGGTTTCCTCATCAGGAGCTTTCACCACCACCTTGGGCTGGCCGCAGTACTCCCACTGTTTGAGAAGCGAGGGGTTCCTGCGCTGCACCTGTTTGTAAGCTGACACAGCAGCGTGGGAGCACTGGGCGGCAACTTTCCCTTTACCCATCTTCAGGTCATTTCGGACCACCAGAATCATCTTGAACTCGCCTCCTTCTCCCATCACGCTGGATTCGCCAGTGCCGTTCCCCATCCCTTCCATCAGGCTTTTGGATGTTGAGCCGTAACGAGCCCGGAGCTGCCAACCGAGGAGGAGTCCACAGCCCAGTCCTGCCACAACACCCAAGCCCAGCGGGCCACACAGCAAATCCATGTTGTTAAACCTgcaaaaaagaagaggaagaaggtgAGTCTGTGTCACACCTTTAcacctatttatttatttagaaagtTGAGATTCATATATTATTCTcgaccttggaaacagcactTGACAAAATAGTCTCACCACAAGGTCTATTCAGTaactgttctggagcttttgatcatatcacaccgtcttcctcagcagatggagttgcccagttgtcatggaaacttAAATGTAAGAGTTTCCCTTCCTCTAAGCACTTTTTAGACATCTCATCCATGTTGGCTTTACAGGTTGAGATTgaagttttaattttaaaaagctccagaacagctaacAATCAACAGACTTCACCCAATTTTCTTCAGCCTgacataaatgtttaaatacagaCATTTAGCATCAAGCTTAGACACATGTGGTTATTTAAACTGCTACTTCTGACAATGTTTGCAGCTCTGTGAGCCAATGACAACCTCTTCATGGAGATTTACACACAGTTCAGTTTGTCGATACATCACTCATTTAAGATTCGACCAAATCCAGTAAATAAACTTAACTTCGCGggctaacaagctaaactaACTTACTAGCCAAACTAGCGTTAGCTTCCCGGCAAAAAGTTAACACTTTCTCTCCCAAAAACACCGCTTCAGAATAATAATTCAGAATAAGTATGATTTGGCGAACAAATAGACGGGTGTTCATATATTTCCTGCACTATAGGTGCCAACACGGTGCAACTTACTGAtttctggttttatttcatACCTGCTGCTCTGCTCGACGTGCTGCTGCCTGCATTAATGAAGCTTCTAATGGTCGCTTAGCGATGACGACACAACATACGTCGCAACTgacttttcaaaaataaaacaaaatcttgtaattacatttttgaaaagatatagaattgcatttatttaattCTAATGcatctattattattgttattattattattattattatgtggtGTTTAACATTTGGACTGTGATGAAATGGAATATATTATGATAAATAcagtcttaaaaaataaaataaaacaaaaatattgcaataaagagaaaataaatataaatattttaattttagctTAAAATTTAAGCTTTAACAAATGCTCAACATGTTACAATTGTATGACGTATCACCTTGTCAATAAAACTGCCTTGTTTGACTTTTAAACATAAGACACATCACTCCAAAAGAACCAACAGTAAAAGGGACTATAACTGTGATAATATACAgattaattcaattcaattcaattttatttatatagtgccaaatcacaacaaaagtcatctcagggcacttttcacatggagcaggtctagaccatactctttaatttacagagagagagacccaacaattcccccatgagcaagaacttggtgacagcggtaaggaaaaactccactTTAAGAAAGCTGTGAAAAGATTTAATGTTTGGGTAATATTTCCCCCATATGCTTCACAAAGCTCCACAAAGAGGGCAGTatgttttcaccattttcaaacacagttaAGGGATGTTTTGCTACTGGTCAGAGTGTGTTCTTTGGCACAGCTGTCTGAAGAAAATGGTCCCCTCTAAAACCACTATTCTGTGCTTAAAAAAATACCTCTTATTGTCACACAGGCATCATGGAATTGGTTTAAGTTATTATGACTGATGACCTCATTCTAGCTCATAACAAtaactcattttttaaaatttatgtataatataattaatgataatttatgtataaaataattatgtatAATATTTTGTGAATAATCCATattcataaacaaaacattatgtatatatgtagtaaacatttatttctacctatattaaaagtttatatataaaatgttctAATATATTCTTCTAAGTGAATAAAAGAGTGCAGATGTGAACTTTCAGTAATGTGAATGTCCCCAGTATATAACTTAATGTACCATACACTCCAAAGGGAGTGTAATCCTCTCCCTTCTCAGACAGATTTAAAGAAAGCCCGGGAGTTCAGCACAGTGAATTGTCATGTAAGTACCTTTCTGTCTGAATCTCACCAACTGGAGTCTCCAGGAACCTTTCATCTTTGCGCACTTCATCCTACAGAGATAAGACAAAGCTTGAGAGCAGATCTTAGAAGCAGGCCAAACTCTTCTATAACAAACAGCAGTTAACAGATGCTGGAGGGGGAAAGGCTGGCTAGGCTCCTGCTATTGCTGAACATCACATGACAACACCTCCTTTCCATtgaacacacagaggaaaacaagcaTCTCAACAAGAATCTCGCTGCATAGACTGAAGCTTGAGACAGAAGGGGATTATTCAGTGTTCCTCACAGTCCTGTACGCAAAGCAAGATGGCCTCACATGTTATTCCCATAGGTTATTCCACTACTGCTGAATTAAAGCATGATGCAGAGATGCCAATACTGGAACACATTGTCCACTACATTACACTGGGAGGAGTGTCCTACCTCTGAAGTGTCCTAATATGGTTTGGATGATTGgtacaagagaaagagagagagagagagagagagagagagagagagagagagagagaaatagttAAAGGCAGTATTGCAGGTGAGGGGTTGGCATGGCAATAACTGGAAAATACTAGCACAACCTAGTGGATCTATTTGGAAGACAAGGCTTTAAACCAGAAGAAAAACAGTCACGATAACTAACAGAGTGAAGCATTTTGTGAATGTTCACTATTGCTGAACAACAGATAAGACCCTTTAATGTCTAAGTGAAAACAGATCTTTGCAAAGTGATCTAAATTGATtacaaataattaattacaattacaaaatatttgtttgcattattattattcaccCTTTTTAACAAGACACACCGGAATCATCACTGGTGCAGCCAATTAAGTTTAGAAGTCACATAATCAGTTAAGTGGAGATCACTTGTGTATTTTAGCCCTCAAGACTAAACAACACATGTTACACAGCACAtcttcataaaaaaataatgactgCATGTCAAAAACTGACTATAAAGCCTGACAAAATATATGTGCAGTATATGCCTGGACCAACTATGGGCCAGTTTTTCAAAGATTTTTCATTGCCAGGGGGCGGTGCAAAGGAACACAGGCCTATATGCTTTATTCATTGCTTTTAATCCATTTAAGAGTAAAATAGATTTATAACAGTGTTCTGGATTGTATCTGTGGACAGATGTCATGTTTCACGTTAGTAAGTTACAACTTCTTTAATACTCATTTGGCTGAAGATGACTCATATGTGAAtaaatgttctgtgttgcacttgTTTATTGGTTatccacacacaataaacagcCGCCTGCTTCATTTACGGTTGATTGAAAACACTGTGGTTGTTTGCTCAGGAAAAAACACGGCATCAACACACGAATTCTATTAGACTGCAACCTACTAGTGTTTGTGAAAAATGAGTCTGCTCTGGTCCAATAGGTTAAAGTCGTGGAATTAAAACAGCGTTAGAATTCATACATTTAATTCTTGTGGCTTTATGAGACTTAATTTTAGCATCATGCACTGAGGCTGGTGCAGTCAGTTTTAATTCCTCTCCTTGTGTTTGGGCAGCATTAGATGCAACAAGATTATATTCATTGGGATTTACACAagccttgtgtttattttgttgtctaCAGAACATTGGCGATGGAAATTtatgtaaaagttttgatgtaaGCTACAAGAGTcaaaacttcagctttcatcagggggctgaatatttttgcaggagggccagatttggcccacgGACCAATATTTGCCCACCACTGGTATATGATGCTTTTCATTTGTGGCTGTGGTTTTTTATGGCCATTAAATGCTTGTTTTTCTAAGATCACAGTTTGGGTGTAAGAATTATAGAAGTAAGACAGACTGGCACACTAGGCGACTGATCAGCAGACGAGGAGGCCTCTTGTTAATATCACAGATCTCCTGAGGGTTTTATTTTGTGAGTACAATATAttgtacatatgtatatgtaccTAAAAAAAATGGGGGAAATCTGAAATAAACGCCTGGCGTTAGTAGTTCTGACATGTTGAGATTAAGCCCCTGCTactatttaaaattttattgcatttcatGTTCAGAATATGTTGATTTATGGGAAGGGAAGCACTACAACAAAATAGAACAAATTTTAATGTATCACTTACCAGCTTGTTCATGTGTATCTCATACAGAAGGTGCAAGAACAGGACTTCTTCCatctcaaacacatttttttcccaactCTGAGTTGTTATCTTTGGTGGGATTGCCCCAAGTTAAAACTCACCAAGCCTCACAATTTTAAAATCCTAATATCACTGTGACAATCGTTACTGATTTTGTAACAGGGGTGTATAAATACACAACAGCAAAATTGTGAACTCCTAAGAGTTAGCTACTCAAAGGATCCGACGTTCAGCATCAAATAAATATACaagacattatgaaataatcatataaatacagacaacatactgtatgtagccaAATATGACcataaaactgtgaaataaaaaaataaaatgtaaaaaaagaccAATATtctgaaaaatgattttattgtgcTTCTTTTTGACAGAGTTGATTGCAGGTCATTTTAAGTCTTCATCTGTTGTGAGGCTGCTGTGTGGTTGCTAACTTCTAGACCACAGTAAAGTCATGTTTAACCCTCAAGTTTAACGGGGAGAATACTTGAGCAGAACTGGGCTCAGGGAGGGCgaccatctgccttgaccggttgggttgaaaaagaaagagggagggagggagagagagagagggagagagagagagagagagagagagagagagagagagagagagagagagagagagagagagagagagagagagagagagagagagagagagagagagagagagagagagagagagagagagagaactgcaCTAACTATGTGAGGAGAAAAGTCAGTGTGTAGTGATAGctgtaaaatatgttaaatcttGTTGTACACTgagagaaacaagctctgtagtaaatgtttctgagtgattacatctgtaaaaaaaaatgtcttattatattgcatttgatatgattgttgatatttgcatattatgGGATATTTATTGTTAATCATCTGTCTATGTTAATCATTTTCTGTACTGCTCTGGCAGTTGGCATTTaggtttctgatctgtcatgccaataaagcttatttgaatttgtaaATTTCAATTTTAGAGAGAAAGACcaagagtgagagagtgtgtgtgtgtgtgtgtgtgtgtgtgtg
Proteins encoded in this region:
- the ptrh2 gene encoding peptidyl-tRNA hydrolase 2, mitochondrial; protein product: MDLLCGPLGLGVVAGLGCGLLLGWQLRARYGSTSKSLMEGMGNGTGESSVMGEGGEFKMILVVRNDLKMGKGKVAAQCSHAAVSAYKQVQRRNPSLLKQWEYCGQPKVVVKAPDEETLIDLLGHAKEVGLPVSLIQDAGRTQIAPGSRTVLGIGPGPADLIDRVTGDLKLY